The following proteins are co-located in the Telopea speciosissima isolate NSW1024214 ecotype Mountain lineage chromosome 9, Tspe_v1, whole genome shotgun sequence genome:
- the LOC122641016 gene encoding endoplasmic reticulum-Golgi intermediate compartment protein 3-like: MGVKQVLKSIDAFPRAEEHLLQKTQSGAVVSIVGLIIMATLFFHELKYYLTTYTVHQMSVDLKRGETLPININVSFPSLPCDVLSIDAVDMSGKHEVDIDTNIWKLRLNHDGHIIGTEYLSDLVEGGHTHKHDHDKEEDASQKPQSHGFDQDAENKVKNVKQALANGEGCRVFGILNVQRVAGNFHISVHGLNIFVAQQIFEGAIHVNVSHVIHDLSFGPKYPGIHNPLDGTERILRGTSGTFKYYIKVVPTEYRYLSKEVLPTNQFSVTEYFVPMHEFDRMWPAVYFLYDLSPITVTIREERRSFLHFITRLCAVLGGTFALTGMLDRWMFRLLEALTKSKSKTRLR; the protein is encoded by the exons TGTCCATTGTTGGTTTAATCATCATGGCTACATTGTTTTTTCATGAGCTGAAGTACTATCTTACAACATATACAGTACATCAG ATGTCTGTCGATTTGAAACGTGGAGAGACTCTTCCAATCAATATAAATGTGTCATTCCCTTCTCTACCTTGTGATG TTTTAAGTATCGATGCTGTTGATATGTCAGGCAAACATGAAGTGGACATTGATACGAACATTTGGAAG CTACGCTTGAATCATGATGGCCACATCATTGGCACCGAATACTTATCTGACCTTGTTGAAGGGGGTCATACTCACAAACATG ATCATGACAAAGAAGAGGATGCTTCTCAAAAACCTCAGTCTCATGGTTTTGACCAAGATGCTGAAAATAAAGTCAAGAATGTGAAGCAAGCATTGGCCAATGGGGAAGGATGCCGA gtttttgggattttaaatGTTCAAAGGGTTGCTGGAAACTTTCATATTTCTGTTCATGGGTTAAACATATTTGTTGCCCAACAG aTCTTCGAGGGAGCTATTCATGTGAATGTGAGTCATGTCATTCATGATTTATCATTTGGGCCAAAGTACCCCGGAATTCATAACCCACTTGATGGAACAGAACGGATTTTGCGGGGAACGAGTGGGACATTCAAATATTACATAAAG GTTGTTCCAACTGAATACAGATATCTCTCCAAAGAAGTTCTTCCAACGAATCAGTTTTCTGTTACGGAGTATTTTGTCCCCATGCACGAGTTTGATAGGATGTGGCCAG CTGTTTACTTTTTGTATGATCTTTCACCAATCACTGTGACAATTAGAGAAGAACGGCGCAGTTTTCTGCATTTCATCACACGACTTTGTGCGGTACTTGGTGGTACATTTGCTCTAACAG GAATGCTAGATCGATGGATGTTCAGGCTTCTTGAGGCATTAACAAAGTCAAAAAGTAAAACTAGACTACGGTAA